A single region of the Epinephelus moara isolate mb chromosome 12, YSFRI_EMoa_1.0, whole genome shotgun sequence genome encodes:
- the cenpe gene encoding centromere-associated protein E isoform X4, producing the protein MTEESAVKVCIRVRPLIAREESAESEDAEPVHLFWKADKKSIHQIDDGNSTKSFSFDRVFTAEETTNQLYQNIAKPLVVSTVEGYNGTIFAYGQTSSGKTFTMMGSDRSPGVIPLAVEDVFQTIKNCPKKEFLLRVSYMEIYNETVTDLLVDSWKRKPLEVRETINKNIYVADLTEELVTSPAQALAWIRKGEKNRHYGKTKMNQRSSRSHTIFRMILESRERSDPASGENADGAIIVSHLNLVDLAGSERASQTGAEGTRFKEGCNINRSLFTLGQVIKKLTDESQKGFTNYRDSKLTRILQNSLGGNAKTVIIGTITPVALDETLSTLQFASTAKKMKNDPHVTEVSDDGALLKRYRNEIVDLKRRLHEVSSVTQTTATEKEVLSQLLQEKDQLQREQEDRIKNLTKLLVTSTNQVPAQKMPKRRVTWGGKMLRLARPSACDGGSSDLSFADPFTRKRKASNVSLMELVEDDEDFDSHWEIPDEPSDDMEISQSSVTVRSFGDSPKDFVSPDRMHELSGKVSSLQLELQTEVQQKQEALEKVAMLDLRVADLERRLEEQNNTPSKTDEQMGKQFAEAIQLCETLASEKDVVEVERDYLKQELGMFLEQIETLEKEKAALSKEMEEKREMDEFKSLEEEFRKEQEIQRMTEELESMRAERDGLLSGKEPSCQTSTEEMEKLLCRVTSLTEERDQLQEILEGLRQEKQQLKAELEDRMEMVAQVQCGFNQPEGLASELHQQDAQVTHLQQEIEQLQTTLQAVSEQKSQLEADLQHNTEMAAETQSLLHSLQQELQEQNQRNADLERLSQERQAQLQQEVAETLSLLHSRQEELQEQKQNNSDQMKLCEQKESDLEQQTKTLSEQLESVQAERDALLSEKESSCQTSTEEMEKLLCRVTSLTEERDQLQEILEGLRQEKQQLKAELEDRMEMMQCELQQQLSSEPQSLKEEQEAQQLLQNQQLEEHLEKTEEVSQLKSDLQENVELMIEVQEELRESQEKIRVLKDEINVLKSQKAELEGKASNGSDADISLQMQELQTQIQRLTEELESMRAERDSLLSGKESSCQTSTEEMEKLLCRVTSLTEERDQLQEILEGLRQEKQQLRAELEDRMEMVAQVQCGFNQPEGLASELHQQDAQVTHLQQEIEQLQATLQAVSEQKSQLEADLQHNMEMAAETQSLLHSLQQELQEQNQRNADLERLSQERQAQLEQEVARTQSLLHSLEDEHQELKQNNSDHMKLCEQKESGLEQQIAQLNMSLQAVTEQKRQVEYDLQQNINMASTTRELLKSVQEELCEQKQMSSDLEKLCQEKESSLDQQVRTLTEKLESIEAERDSLLSEKEASCQTSTEEMEKLLCRVTSLTEERDQLQEALEGLRQEKQQLKAELEDRMEMMQCELQQQLSSEPQSLKEEQEAQTLLQIQQLEEHLEKTKEEVSQLKSDLQENVELVIEVQEELRESQEKIRVLKDEINVLKSQKAELEGKASNGSDADISLQMQELQTQIQKLTEELESMRAERDGLLSGKEPSCQTSTEEMEKLLCRVTSLTEERDQLQEILEGLRQEKQQLRAELEDRMETMQTEASTTQELLKSVQEELCEQKQMNSDLEKLCQEKESSLDQQMRTLTETLKSIEAERDSLLSEKESSCQTSTEEMEKLLCRVTSLTEERDQLQEILEGLRQEKQQLKAELEDRMETMQTEIAQLNMSLQAVTEQKRQVEYDLQQNMNMASTTQELLKSVQEELCEQKQMNSDLEKLCQEKESSLDQQMRTLTEKLESIEAERDSLLSEKEASCQTSTEEMEKLLCRVTSLSEERDQLQEALEGLRQEKQQLRAELEDRMEMISGIQERLSEQENLNSQQQPERGEQETKLQRRVQQLEEQLQTYRERHSHAEAEAETSQQLLSEAKTSISALKEQLSSLEQSTSRVKETASSRLQDSTGQLQESFRKFQHLIDTCSKYNSTALDKVQCSLKHPYLASLPKPTMNAYSTVCQLQLQTTQSLGNIMEHLQVRAQGYRNLFEELVKKDLAVFEERRLQDVLLCRAQAPCYSVRDEDFHTLWHHRLTELLNKRQLYLQKMASISSTLCANMASYPSELSAEIRHRERFKEQLQTLLNKQPFSLSGLDSILSSELDHRSAVAHNRKMILQGIIDEQNGLFEELKLLEAQADLQLREERSKSSTLLQALEGAPLKTELSLLKDNQHLVLQLQQTEEQVEALRVHNKQLEEAQIKANNRVSNHKQATQLLQTELQDTRAQVEDKDNAIQALRSKLRESEKNASPSAVELEKLRTKLFKMEVELSSASDNHKKEIQQMTTLMNQKEESLRKLKETLRKSQQEGEESFLQGEDLHARLTNPRGLVIKSSVVLEKTKLEEEIKQLQLKITELESLVSSQQVEINKWKSRAFKLKVKSKAEVDRPPSPCTPTKRGLPLTSDPSNFLSSPKKFLVTPRKVLDSPRKVLDSPRKVLDSPRKVLDSPRVSVLDSPKSRFFDVGGSSEVLSRTCPKQFFDNSSLGTIPEVFDVPDEPDADMDAAAGAGRKDWWPQSPKQEEMCKTQ; encoded by the exons GGAAGAAAGTGCAGAGTCGGAGGATGCAGAGCCCGTCCACCTGTTTTGGAAAGCTGATAAGAAATCAATTCATCAGATCGATGATGGGAATTCCACTAAGAGCTTTAGTTTCG ACCGAGTGTTCACTGCAgaagaaacaaccaatcagctgtACCAGAACATTGCAAAGCCTCTGGTTGTTTCCACTGTTGAGGGATACAATG GAACCATATTTGCTTACGGACAGACTTCTTCCGGAAAGACTTTTACGATGATGGGGTCTGACCGATCACCTGGAGTGATACCATTGGCTGTGGAGGATGTCTtccaaacaattaaaaat TGTCCAAAGAAGGAGTTCCTTCTCAGGGTTTCGTACATGGAGATCTACAATGAAACAGTCACTGACCTGCTTGTGGACAGCTGGAAGAGGAAACCCCTGGAAGTCAGGGAGACAATCAAT AAAAACATCTATGTGGCTGACCTAACCGAGGAACTCGTTACGTCTCCTGCACAAGCCCTGGCCTGGATTCGGAAAGGAGAAA AGAACCGCCACTATGGAAAGACAAAAATGAACCAGCGAAGCAGTCGTTCCCACACCATATTCCGAATG ATCCTGGAAAGTCGAGAAAGAAGCGACCCAGCATCAGGAGAAAATGCAGATGGAGCCATTATTGTGTCTCATTTG AATTTAGTTGATTTGGCTGGATCAGAGAGAGCAAGTCAAACAGGAGCTGAAG GCACACGTTTCAAAGAAGGTTGCAATATCAATCGCAGTCTCTTCACACTCGGCCAAGTGATCAAGAAACTGACTGATGAAAGCCAGAA gGGTTTCACCAACTACAGAGACAGTAAGCTCACCCGCATCCTGCAGAATTCCTTGGGTGGGAACGCGAAAACAGTCATCATTGGTACCATCACACCTGTTGCTCTGGATGAGACCCTCAGCACTCTGCAG TTTGCCAGCACTGCAAAGAAAATGAAGAACGACCCTCATGTGACAGAGGTGTCTGATGACGGGGCTCTGCTCAAAAGATACCGCAATGAAATTGTAGACCTCAAGCGACGCCTTCATGAG GTTTCTTCAGTCACACAGACCACAGCCACAGAGAAGGAGGTTCTCTCCCAGCTACTCCAAGAAAAGGATCAGCTCCAGAGAGAACAAGAAGACAGGATCAAAAACCTGACTAAACTGCTGGTCACCAGCACAAACCAGGTTCCTGCTCAAAAG ATGCCAAAACGCAGGGTTACGTGGGGAGGAAAGATGCTCAGACTTGCCCGTCCGTCTGCATGTGATGGTGGTTCATCTGACCTTAGCTTTGCAGACCCTTTCACTCGGAAGAGGAAAGCCTCTAATGTCTCTCTGATGGAGCTGGTTGAAG ATGATGAGGACTTCGACTCTCACTGGGAGATTCCTGATGAGCCTTCAGATGATATGGAGATCAGTCAGAGCTCTGTGACTGTCAGGAGCTTTGGAGACAG TCCCAAAGACTTTGTGTCTCCAGACCGTATGCATGAGCTTTCAGGGAAAGTGTCCAGCCTGCAGCTGGAGCTGCAAACAGAGGTCCAACAAAAACAAGAGGCCTTGGAGAAGGTGGCAATGTTGGACCTCCGAGTTGCAGACCTGGAGAGACGGCTGGAGGAACAGAACAACACTCCGAGTAAAACTGATGAACAG ATGGGTAAACAGTTTGCAGAGGCCATCCAGCTGTGTGAGACACTGGCTTCAGAGAAG GATGTGGTGGAGGTCGAGCGAGACTACCTGAAGCAGGAGCTCGGGATGTTCCTAGAGCAGATTGAAACTctggagaaagagaaagctgCTCTGTCaaaagagatggaggagaagagggagatGGATGAGTTCAAGTCTCTGGAGGAGGAGTTCAGAAAAGAGCAAGAG ATTCAGAGAATGACTGAGGAGCTCGAGAGCATGCGAGCAGAGAGAGACGGTCTGCTCTCTGGGAAGGAACCCAGCTGTCAGACCTCcacagaggagatggagaagcTGCTGTGCAGAGTGACGTCTCTCACTGAGGAGAGAGATCAGCTGCAGGAGATACTGGAGGGACTGAGACAGGAGAAGCAGCAGCTCAAAGCAGAACTGGAGGACAGGATGGAGATG GTTGCACAAGTCCAGTGTGGGTTTAACCAGCCAGAAGGACTGGCCTCAGAACTGCACCAACAGGATGCCCAAGTAACCCACCTTCAGCAAGAG ATAGAGCAACTACAGACAACTTTACAGGCCGTCAGTGAGCAGAAGAGCCAGCTGGAAGCTGATCTGCAGCATAATACAGAGATG GCTGCAGAGACGCAGAGCCTTCTGCATTCACTTCAACAAGAACTCCAAGAGCAGAATCAAAGAAACGCTGACCTAGAAAGACTCAGCCAAGAGAGGCAAGCTCAACTACAACAAGAG GTTGCAGAGACTCTGAGTCTTCTACATTCTCGTCAAGAGGAGCTTCAAGAGCAGAAGCAAAATAACTCTGATCAAATGAAACTCTGTGAGCAGAAGGAATCTGACTTAGAACAACAG ACCAAGACTCTAAGTGAGCAGCTTGAGAGTGTACAAGCAGAAAGGGATGCCCTGTTGTCTGAGAAGGAATCCAGTTGTCAGACCTCcacagaggagatggagaagcTGCTGTGCAGAGTGACGTCTCTCACTGAGGAGAGAGATCAGCTGCAGGAGATACTGGAGGGACTGAGACAGGAGAAGCAGCAGCTCAaagcagagctggaggacaggATGGAGATG ATGCAGTGTGagttacagcagcagctcagctctgAGCCTCAGTCTCTGAAAGAAGAACAGGAGGCTCAACAACTTCTGCAG AACCAACAGCTGGAGGAGCATCTGGAGAAAACTGAGGAGGTGAGCCAGCTGAAGTCTGACCTTCAGGAAAATGTAGAATTG ATGATTGAGgtccaggaggagctgagagAGTCTCAGGAGAAGATCAGAGTTCTAAAAGATGAGATCAACGTGCTGAAGAGTCAAAAGGCAGAGCTGGAGGGCAAAGCAAGCAATGGGAGCGATGCAGATATTTCCCTCCAGATGCAAGAGCTCCAAACTCAG ATTCAGAGGCTGACTGAGGAGCTCGAGAGCATgcgagcagagagagacagtctGCTCTCTGGGAAGGAATCCAGCTGTCAGACCTCcacagaggagatggagaagcTGCTGTGCAGAGTGACGTCTCTCACTGAGGAGAGAGATCAGCTGCAGGAGATACTGGAGGGACTGAGACAGGAgaagcagcagctcagagcagagctggaggacaggATGGAGATG GTTGCACAAGTCCAGTGTGGGTTTAACCAGCCAGAAGGACTGGCCTCAGAACTGCACCAACAGGATGCCCAAGTAACCCACCTTCAGCAAGAG ATAGAGCAACTACAGGCAACTTTGCAGGCCGTCAGTGAGCAGAAGAGCCAGCTGGAAGCTGATCTGCAGCATAATATGGAGATG GCTGCAGAGACGCAGAGCCTTCTGCATTCACTTCAACAAGAACTCCAAGAGCAGAATCAAAGAAATGCTGACCTAGAAAGACTCAGCCAAGAGAGGCAAGCTCAGCTAGAACAAGAG GTTGCCAGGACTCAGAGTCTTCTACATTCTCTTGAAGACGAGCACCAGGAGCTAAAGCAAAATAACTCTGATCATATGAAACTCTGTGAGCAGAAGGAATCTGGCTTAGAACAACAG ATAGCACAGCTGAACATGTCTCTCCAGGCTGTGACTGAGCAGAAGAGGCAGGTGGAATATGATCTACAGCAGAACATAAATATG GCTTCCACAACTCGAGAACTTCTGAAGTCAGTCCAAGAGGAGCTGTGTGAACAGAAGCAGATGAGCTCTGATCTGGAAAAACTGTGTCAGGAGAAGGAAAGCTCCTTAGATCAACAG GTGAGGACTCTGACAGAGAAACTGGAGAGCATTGAGGCAGAGCGAGACAGTCTGCTCTCTGAGAAGGAAGCCAGCTGTCAGACCTCcacagaggagatggagaagcTGCTGTGCAGAGTGACGTCTCTCACTGAGGAGAGAGATCAGCTGCAGGAGGCACTGGAGGGACTGAGACAGGAGAAGCAGCAGCTCAAAGCGGAGCTGGAGGACAGGATGGAGATG ATGCAGTGTGagttacagcagcagctcagctctgAGCCTCAGTCGCTGAAAGAAGAACAGGAGGCTCAAACACTTCTGCAG ATCCAACAGCTGGAGGAGCATCTGGAGAAAACTAAGGAGGAGGTGAGCCAGCTGAAGTCTGACCTTCAGGAAAATGTAGAACTG GTGATTGAGgtccaggaggagctgagagAGTCTCAGGAGAAGATCAGAGTTCTAAAAGATGAGATCAACGTGCTGAAGAGTCAAAAGGCAGAGCTGGAGGGCAAAGCAAGCAATGGGAGCGATGCAGATATTTCCCTCCAGATGCAAGAGCTCCAAACTCAG ATTCAGAAGCTGACTGAGGAGCTCGAGAGCATGCGAGCAGAGAGAGACGGTCTGCTCTCTGGGAAGGAACCCAGTTGTCAGACCTCcacagaggagatggagaagcTGCTGTGCAGAGTGACGTCTCTCACTGAGGAGAGAGATCAGCTGCAGGAGATACTGGAGGGACTGAGACAGGAgaagcagcagctcagagcagagctggaggacaggATGGAGACCATGCAGACTGAG GCTTCCACAACTCAAGAACTTCTGAAGTCAGTCCAAGAGGAGCTGTGTGAACAGAAGCAGATGAACTCTGATCTGGAAAAACTGTGTCAGGAGAAGGAAAGCTCCTTAGATCAACAG ATGAGGACTCTTACTGAAACACTGAAGAGCattgaggcagagagagacagtctGCTCTCTGAGAAGGAATCCAGTTGTCAGACCTCcacagaggagatggagaagcTGCTGTGCAGAGTGACGTCTCTCACTGAGGAGAGAGATCAGCTGCAGGAGATACTGGAGGGACTGAGACAGGAGAAGCAGCAGCTCAaagcagagctggaggacaggATGGAGACCATGCAGACTGAG ATAGCACAGCTGAACATGTCTCTCCAGGCTGTGACTGAGCAGAAGAGGCAGGTGGAATATGATCTACAGCAGAACATGAATATG gcTTCTACAACTCAAGAACTTCTGAAGTCAGTCCAAGAGGAGTTGTGTGAACAGAAGCAGATGAACTCTGATCTGGAAAAACTGTGTCAGGAGAAGGAAAGCTCCTTGGATCAACAG ATGAGGACTCTGACAGAGAAACTGGAGAGCATTGAGGCAGAGCGAGACAGTCTACTCTCTGAGAAGGAAGCCAGCTGTCAGACCTCcacagaggagatggagaagcTGCTGTGCAGAGTGACGTCTCTCAGTGAGGAGAGAGATCAGCTGCAGGAGGCACTGGAGGGACTGAGACAGGAgaagcagcagctcagagcagagctggaggacaggATGGAGATG ATTTCAGGCATCCAGGAGAGGCTGAGCGAGCAGGAAAATTTGAACTCACAGCAGCAGCCAGAGAGAGGAGAACAAGAGACCAAGCTGCAACGAAGA GTGCAGCAGCTCGAGGAGCAGCTTCAAACATACAGGGAGAGACACAGTCATGCTGAAGCTGAAGCTGAAACCTCACAGCAG TTGCTCAGTGAAGCGAAGACAAGCATCTCCGCCCTTAAAGAGCAGCTGAGCAGTTTGGAGCAGAGCACCAGTAGAGTCAAGGAGACAGCATCATCACGACTGCAGGACTCTACAGGGCAGCTTCAG GAGTCCTTCAGAAAATTCCAGCACCTTATAGACACTTGTTCCAAGTATAACTCCACAGCATTGGACAAGGTGCAGTGTTCCCTGAAGCACCCTTATCTGGCCTCTCTACCAAAACCCACCATGAATGCCTACAGCACTGTGTGTCAGTTGCAGCTGCAGACAACTCAGAGTCTGGGAAACATTATG GAGCACCTCCAGGTGCGAGCACAGGGCTACAGGAATCTGTTTGAGGAGTTGGTGAAGAAAGATCTGGCTGTTTTTGAAGAGAGGCGTCTGCAAGATGTGCTGCTGTGCAGAGCACAGGCACCCTGCTACTCTGTCAGAGACGAAGATTTTCACACACTTTGGCACCACAGACTGACGGAGCTGCTGAACAAGAGGCAGCTCTACCTGCAG AAAATGGCCAGCATTTCGAGTACGCTGTGTGCCAACATGGCTTCTTATCCCAGTGAGCTGTCCGCTGAGATCAGACACAGGGAGAGATTCAAGGAGCAGCTGCAGACCTTGCTTAACAAGCAGCCATTTAGCCTCAGCGGGCTGGACAGCATACTGAGCAGTGAGCTGGACCACAGATCTGCAGTGGCACACAACCGGAAGATGATTCTGCAG GGCATCATCGATGAACAGAATGGTCTGTTTGAAGAGCTGAAGCTGCTTGAGGCTCAGGCTGATTTACAactcagagaggagagaagtaaGAGTTCCACTCTGCTGCAGGCACTGGAGGGAGCTCCTCTGAAAACTGAGCTCTCCCTACTCAAGGACAACCAGCACCTTGTGCTTCAGCTCCAGCAAACAGAAGAACAAGTTGAG GCTCTGCGTGTACATAATAAGCAGCTGGAGGAAGCTCAGATCAAAGCCAACAACAGGGTGTCCAACCACAAACAGGCTACCCAGCTGCTGCAGACAGAGCTGCAGGACACCCGCGCACAAGTTGAGGATAAAGACAATGCAATCCAAGCCCTTAGGAGCAAACTGCGAGAGTCTGAG AAAAATGCATCACCCAGTGCTGTTGAGCTGGAAAAACTCCGCACTAAACTGTTCAAAATGGAGGTGGAGCTGAGTTCAGCATCTGATAACCACAAAAAAGA GATCCAACAGATGACCACACTGATGAATCAAAAGGAAGAATcactgaggaagctgaaggagACCTTGAGGAAATCCcagcaggagggagaggagtCAT TCTTGCAAGGTGAGGACCTTCATGCCAGACTGACCAACCCCCGAGGTCTGGTGATCAAATCCAGCGTTGTACTGGAGAAGACTAAACTGGAGGAGGAAATCAAACAGCTTCAACTGAAAATAACTGAGCTTGAAAG CTTGGTGTCCAGTCAGCAGGTAGAGATCAACAAGTGGAAGAGCAGAGCCTtcaagctgaaggtgaagaGCAAGGCTGAGGTGGACAGGCCTCCATCACCCTGCACTCCCACCAAAAGAGGCCTTCCCTTGACCTCAGACCCCTCCAACTTCCTCAGCTCACCCAAGAAGTTTCTGGTTACTCCCAGGAAGGTCCTTGACTCTCCCAGGAAGGTCCTTGACTCTCCCAGGAAGGTCCTTGACTCTCCCAGGAAGGTCCTGGACTCCCCAAGGGTCTCTGTGCTTGACTCCCCCAAAAGCAGATTCTTTGATGTGGGCGGAAGCTCCGAGGTGCTGTCCAGAACCTGTCCTAAGCAGTTCTTTGATAACTCCAGCCTGGGAACCATTCCAG AGGTTTTCGACGTTCCTGATGAACCAGACGCAGACATGG ATGCAGCTGCAGGTGCAGGCAGAAAGGATTGGTGGCCTCAGTCTCCAAAGCAAGAGGAAATGTGTAAAacccagtaa